In Papaver somniferum cultivar HN1 chromosome 1, ASM357369v1, whole genome shotgun sequence, a genomic segment contains:
- the LOC113307672 gene encoding protein yippee-like At5g53940 isoform X2, producing the protein MGRLFLIELDGRVYKCKFCRSHLALADDLVSRSFSCRRGKAYLFNTAVNVIVGTQEERMMLSGLHTVADIFCCSCGQIVGWKYEAAHDKSQKYKEGKFVLERGRIVDGVDAEFYLDTRSGTSDAEDA; encoded by the exons ATGGGAAGATTATTTCTAATAGAATTGGATGGAAGAGTATATAAATGCAAATTTTGCCGAAGTCACTTAGCCCTTGCCGATGATCTTGTCTCTAGG TCTTTCAGTTGTCGCCGAGGAAAAGCGTACCTTTTCAATACTGC TGTAAATGTCATAGTTGGAACACAAGAGGAGAGGATGATGCTCTCTGGCTTGCATACTGTTGCGGACATATTTTGCTGCAGCTGTGGACAAATCGTTGGCTGGAAATAT GAAGCAGCACATGATAAAAGCCAAAAGTATAAAGAGGGAAAGTTTGTGCTGGAGAG GGGTAGGATAGTTGACGGTGTGGACGCAGAGTTCTACCTTGACACACGATCTGGGACAAGTGATGCTGAAGATGCTTAA
- the LOC113307672 gene encoding protein yippee-like At5g53940 isoform X1 has product MGRLFLIELDGRVYKCKFCRSHLALADDLVSRQSFSCRRGKAYLFNTAVNVIVGTQEERMMLSGLHTVADIFCCSCGQIVGWKYEAAHDKSQKYKEGKFVLERGRIVDGVDAEFYLDTRSGTSDAEDA; this is encoded by the exons ATGGGAAGATTATTTCTAATAGAATTGGATGGAAGAGTATATAAATGCAAATTTTGCCGAAGTCACTTAGCCCTTGCCGATGATCTTGTCTCTAGG CAGTCTTTCAGTTGTCGCCGAGGAAAAGCGTACCTTTTCAATACTGC TGTAAATGTCATAGTTGGAACACAAGAGGAGAGGATGATGCTCTCTGGCTTGCATACTGTTGCGGACATATTTTGCTGCAGCTGTGGACAAATCGTTGGCTGGAAATAT GAAGCAGCACATGATAAAAGCCAAAAGTATAAAGAGGGAAAGTTTGTGCTGGAGAG GGGTAGGATAGTTGACGGTGTGGACGCAGAGTTCTACCTTGACACACGATCTGGGACAAGTGATGCTGAAGATGCTTAA